Proteins encoded within one genomic window of Nitrospira sp. SG-bin1:
- a CDS encoding NADH dehydrogenase, which yields MLTDIERREIEEALKHYPDKQAGAIDALLLLQRRRGWISDDSLHDIARLLNTTAEDVDGVATFYNLIFRKPVGRHVLFLCDSISCWIMGGERLREQLSRRYGAEMGRTTADGRLTVLPIACLGHCERAPALMIDDDIYGNVTTDKIERIVEKYK from the coding sequence ATGTTGACCGACATTGAACGGCGCGAAATCGAAGAGGCTTTGAAGCACTATCCCGACAAACAGGCGGGTGCCATCGATGCCTTGTTGCTCCTCCAGCGGCGGCGTGGATGGATCTCGGACGACTCTCTTCATGACATCGCGCGGCTTCTGAACACGACGGCAGAAGATGTGGACGGCGTGGCGACGTTTTACAACCTCATTTTCCGCAAGCCCGTCGGCCGCCATGTCCTGTTTCTGTGCGACAGCATCAGCTGCTGGATCATGGGAGGTGAACGGCTACGAGAACAGTTGAGCCGACGCTACGGTGCCGAGATGGGACGGACGACGGCCGACGGTCGTCTCACGGTGCTCCCGATCGCATGTCTCGGACATTGCGAGCGCGCCCCGGCTCTGATGATCGATGACGATATCTACGGCAATGTCACCACGGACAAGATCGAACGAATCGTGGAGAAATACAAATAA